A portion of the Thermosediminibacter oceani DSM 16646 genome contains these proteins:
- a CDS encoding sigma 54-interacting transcriptional regulator, with protein sequence MMETLRFMVKTRDRVGMALDILKILYRYGINLKAMEVGPGYAWLKIEKNDSLSFDFLKKQLLLEEDVLEVDEIKLLPQEEREKKIKAVLDATSEGIIAIDKNGIITTFNPAAEKILKIRAQEAVGKQISEILSPNLPMLRTVKTGESYDNVEIVLNSEKSKSHYITSGRPILDEDGNPVGAVASLQDIESVMNLVYSFTQPAMITFDEILGESDKIRKVKEIAKIAAKGNSTVLIRGESGTGKELFARSIHMASPRRDRPFVAVNCAAIPDTLLESELFGYEEGAFTGAKKGGKQGLFKYADKGTLFLDEIGELSTHLQVKLLRVLQEGKIRRVGGNEEIPVDVRIIAATNRNLEKLMRDGQFREDLYYRLNVIPVFIPPLRERKEDIPLLAMHLIKKLSQKMNKKVSNISPDAMKKLMEYDWPGNVRELSNVIERAMNLCDDEVIGTEHLILKEEEFNESPGSPRGSGKAFKSLKEVVAEVEKKAILEALENSRSVREAARLLGVTHATVLNKMKNYGIKKEARWFD encoded by the coding sequence ATGATGGAAACACTTCGCTTCATGGTGAAGACCAGGGACAGGGTCGGTATGGCCCTTGATATTTTGAAGATTCTTTATAGGTACGGCATAAACCTCAAGGCTATGGAAGTTGGCCCGGGGTATGCCTGGTTAAAAATCGAAAAAAACGACTCGCTTTCCTTCGATTTTTTAAAAAAACAGCTCCTCCTGGAAGAAGATGTCCTCGAAGTAGATGAAATAAAGCTGCTGCCCCAGGAGGAGAGGGAAAAAAAGATTAAAGCTGTCCTCGATGCGACCAGTGAGGGTATAATTGCCATCGATAAAAACGGTATAATAACCACATTCAATCCTGCGGCTGAAAAAATACTCAAGATAAGGGCACAGGAAGCTGTTGGTAAGCAGATATCCGAAATACTATCACCGAATTTACCCATGCTCAGGACCGTAAAAACCGGAGAAAGCTACGATAATGTGGAGATAGTGCTGAACAGCGAAAAGTCCAAAAGCCATTATATCACTTCCGGCCGCCCCATCCTGGACGAGGACGGGAATCCGGTGGGAGCCGTGGCGTCACTGCAGGATATAGAGAGCGTCATGAACTTGGTTTACTCCTTTACCCAGCCGGCCATGATAACCTTCGACGAGATACTGGGAGAAAGCGACAAAATCAGAAAGGTCAAGGAAATAGCAAAAATTGCTGCAAAGGGAAACTCCACGGTACTCATAAGAGGGGAGAGCGGGACCGGCAAGGAGCTTTTCGCCCGGTCCATCCACATGGCAAGCCCGAGGCGCGATAGACCCTTTGTGGCCGTAAACTGTGCCGCCATACCCGATACGCTGCTGGAAAGCGAACTGTTCGGTTATGAGGAAGGAGCTTTTACAGGAGCAAAAAAGGGCGGGAAACAGGGGCTGTTTAAATATGCCGACAAGGGTACGCTATTCCTCGACGAGATAGGGGAACTTTCAACCCACCTGCAGGTCAAACTGCTCCGGGTGCTCCAGGAAGGCAAAATCCGGAGGGTGGGGGGAAATGAGGAAATCCCGGTGGATGTGAGGATAATAGCTGCTACGAACAGGAACCTGGAGAAGCTGATGAGGGACGGCCAGTTTAGAGAAGACCTTTATTACAGGCTCAACGTGATCCCCGTCTTCATACCGCCGCTCAGAGAAAGGAAGGAAGATATTCCGCTTTTGGCCATGCACCTTATAAAGAAACTGAGCCAGAAGATGAACAAAAAGGTTTCGAATATAAGCCCCGATGCGATGAAAAAGCTTATGGAATACGACTGGCCGGGAAACGTGAGGGAGCTTTCCAATGTCATAGAGAGGGCCATGAACCTGTGCGACGACGAAGTCATCGGGACGGAACACCTTATTTTAAAAGAAGAGGAATTCAACGAGTCGCCGGGTTCCCCGCGGGGTAGCGGGAAAGCCTTCAAGAGCCTGAAAGAAGTGGTGGCGGAAGTCGAAAAGAAGGCGATTCTTGAAGCACTGGAAAACTCAAGGAGCGTGAGGGAAGCGGCAAGGCTTTTGGGTGTGACCCACGCTACGGTGTTGAACAAGATGAAAAATTACGGGATAAAAAAAGAAGCTCGCTGGTTCGATTAA